A portion of the Cyanobium sp. PCC 7001 genome contains these proteins:
- a CDS encoding DUF4926 domain-containing protein, which translates to MFALHQTVALTQDISEAGLQSGDLGAVVAIHDPETYEVEFVAASGRMQSLLTLSSASLRAIGDQDLIAVRSLAAYVESPPRG; encoded by the coding sequence ATGTTTGCCTTGCACCAGACAGTCGCTCTCACCCAGGACATTTCCGAGGCTGGCCTTCAGTCGGGCGATCTTGGGGCTGTCGTTGCTATTCACGATCCTGAAACTTATGAAGTTGAGTTTGTCGCCGCTTCAGGACGCATGCAATCTCTCCTGACGCTTTCATCAGCCAGCCTTCGAGCGATCGGTGATCAGGATCTGATCGCTGTGCGTTCATTGGCTGCCTACGTTGAATCACCTCCAAGGGGTTGA
- a CDS encoding type II toxin-antitoxin system HicB family antitoxin: MRTFSAVIERCPDTGLLVGCVPGFPGARSLGQTLDELQFNLQEMIAMLLEAW, encoded by the coding sequence GTGCGCACCTTCTCCGCTGTGATCGAGCGCTGTCCCGACACGGGGCTGCTCGTGGGGTGCGTTCCTGGCTTCCCCGGCGCCCGCAGCCTGGGGCAGACCCTTGATGAACTGCAGTTCAACCTCCAGGAGATGATCGCCATGCTGCTGGAGGCCTGGTGA
- a CDS encoding glutathione S-transferase family protein: MIKLYGHELSGNSYKPRLLLHLLDVPYTWVRIDLMKGEQRSDAFRALNPFAQVPLLEDDADGAGVRIADAQAILVYLARRHGGESWLPLEPLPMAQVIRWLSTAAGEVRQGPENARLHHLFGAKAINRERAEQKSAQILGLLDQHLNSRRWLEFERPTIADVAVFPYVALAPDGMIDLAPYPHVLAWLERVRQLPGYVPMA, from the coding sequence ATGATCAAGCTCTACGGGCACGAGCTCTCCGGCAACAGCTACAAGCCCCGGCTGCTGCTGCATCTGCTCGACGTCCCCTACACCTGGGTGCGGATCGACCTGATGAAGGGCGAGCAGCGCTCCGACGCCTTCCGCGCCCTCAACCCCTTCGCCCAGGTGCCCCTGCTGGAAGACGACGCCGACGGTGCCGGCGTGCGCATCGCCGATGCCCAGGCGATCCTCGTGTACCTGGCCCGTCGCCATGGCGGCGAGAGCTGGCTGCCCCTGGAGCCCCTGCCGATGGCGCAGGTGATCCGCTGGCTCTCCACCGCGGCCGGCGAGGTGCGCCAGGGCCCCGAGAACGCCCGTCTGCATCACCTGTTCGGGGCCAAGGCGATCAACCGCGAGCGTGCCGAGCAGAAGTCGGCCCAGATCCTCGGGCTGCTGGATCAGCACCTGAACAGCCGCCGCTGGCTGGAGTTCGAGCGGCCCACGATCGCCGATGTGGCCGTGTTCCCCTACGTGGCCCTCGCCCCGGACGGGATGATCGACCTGGCCCCCTACCCCCACGTGCTGGCCTGGCTGGAGCGGGTCCGCCAGCTGCCGGGCTACGTGCCGATGGCCTGA
- a CDS encoding DnaJ domain-containing protein has product MATRSPKRIKLDRATVERRIEEILENGTPNAEVLLAFAEFIHGKPFPEPVLTVTQLKEAVCKVFGCKNATELRKSNEFNLAMAGREFNLKTKADWLKLYREWVGVPKSERGKSGSTCINGIDVLENFRPWHVFSLDPKTATADDIKDAFRKLAKEHHPDAGGDPRVMERLQKMRDSLLAFI; this is encoded by the coding sequence GTGGCAACCCGGTCGCCAAAACGCATCAAACTGGATCGCGCAACCGTTGAAAGACGGATTGAAGAGATTCTTGAAAACGGCACACCAAATGCAGAAGTTCTTCTTGCATTTGCCGAATTTATCCACGGGAAACCGTTTCCCGAGCCCGTCTTAACAGTGACACAGCTGAAGGAAGCTGTGTGCAAGGTATTCGGATGCAAGAATGCCACCGAACTGCGCAAGTCCAATGAATTCAATCTCGCCATGGCAGGCCGAGAGTTCAACCTGAAGACCAAAGCGGATTGGCTCAAGCTCTATCGTGAGTGGGTCGGAGTGCCGAAGAGCGAACGCGGGAAATCAGGCAGCACTTGCATCAACGGCATTGATGTGCTTGAGAACTTCAGGCCCTGGCATGTGTTCTCCCTAGACCCCAAGACAGCCACAGCTGACGACATCAAGGATGCCTTTCGAAAACTCGCCAAGGAACACCATCCGGATGCCGGTGGAGATCCTCGCGTCATGGAGCGCCTTCAAAAGATGCGCGATTCACTGCTTGCCTTTATCTAA
- a CDS encoding DUF6883 domain-containing protein, translating to MLPHADHAVVDKAKICDYLLSSVHPVARFKARVFLSLGYTIEAWTRLRDDLLHHGRTGVVAQTLRSIYGMRVVISAKLIGPNGTSRQFRTVWLIADHSNQPRLITAFPE from the coding sequence ATGCTCCCCCATGCAGACCACGCGGTTGTCGACAAGGCCAAGATCTGCGACTACCTGCTCTCGAGCGTGCATCCAGTCGCAAGGTTCAAGGCCAGGGTGTTCCTCTCCCTCGGCTACACCATCGAAGCCTGGACAAGACTTCGTGACGACCTGCTTCACCACGGGCGGACCGGAGTGGTTGCGCAGACCCTGAGAAGCATCTACGGGATGAGGGTTGTGATCAGTGCTAAGTTGATAGGCCCTAATGGAACTTCGAGGCAGTTCAGAACAGTCTGGCTGATTGCGGATCACTCCAATCAGCCAAGGCTCATCACCGCATTTCCGGAGTAA
- the cfa gene encoding cyclopropane fatty acyl phospholipid synthase: MQSARDGAGPIHALLQQADIAIGGSRPWDIQLHRPGVLAEVLAGGSRVLGDAYVEGAWDCEALDEFFTRLILLGADRRYSHGGQGPRFWDRLVGAVLNLQSIQRSTRVARQHYDIPSAVYQAMLDPWLQYSCGYWEFAQSLEAAQDDKLRMICDKLDLSPGQRLLDIGCGWGGLAAFAARHYGVEVVGITLSSEQLVFAREHWQERRLRFELCDYRHLPTLELGRVDRVVSVGMYEHVGRRNGRGFFRCVSEALSDQGLALLQTIGSRGGSGFTDPWINAHVFPHGQLPSSVDLASAFEEHFLLQDWHNFGHDYDRTLMRWNANFAEAWPTLKAGIDADRLPCPVEQFPRFWRYYLLCCAAFFRSGQGQLWQLVLSPASASLNSRFPTYRSHRPHAAAGAPGTREHGESRQRVDHRR; the protein is encoded by the coding sequence ATGCAGTCCGCACGTGATGGCGCCGGCCCGATCCACGCGTTGCTGCAGCAGGCTGACATTGCAATCGGAGGCTCCCGCCCCTGGGACATCCAGCTGCACCGCCCCGGTGTGCTGGCGGAGGTTCTGGCCGGGGGATCACGGGTTCTCGGTGATGCCTATGTGGAGGGCGCCTGGGATTGTGAGGCCCTCGATGAATTCTTCACCCGGCTGATCCTCCTTGGCGCCGATCGCCGCTACAGCCATGGTGGCCAGGGACCGAGGTTCTGGGACCGGCTGGTCGGTGCGGTCCTGAACCTGCAGTCGATCCAGCGGTCCACCCGGGTCGCCCGCCAGCACTACGACATCCCCAGTGCGGTGTACCAGGCCATGCTCGATCCATGGCTGCAGTACAGCTGTGGCTACTGGGAGTTTGCCCAAAGCCTGGAGGCCGCCCAGGACGACAAGCTGCGGATGATCTGCGACAAGCTTGACCTCAGCCCCGGCCAGAGGCTGCTCGACATCGGCTGCGGCTGGGGCGGGCTGGCGGCCTTTGCCGCACGCCACTACGGCGTGGAAGTGGTCGGCATCACCCTCTCCTCCGAGCAGCTGGTCTTTGCGCGTGAGCACTGGCAGGAGCGTCGTCTGCGTTTCGAGCTCTGTGACTACCGCCACCTGCCAACGCTGGAGCTCGGGCGGGTTGACCGTGTGGTGTCCGTCGGCATGTATGAGCATGTGGGACGCAGAAATGGCCGAGGTTTTTTCCGCTGTGTGAGCGAGGCCCTGAGCGATCAGGGTCTGGCGCTGCTGCAGACCATCGGCTCGCGCGGCGGCAGTGGATTCACGGACCCCTGGATCAATGCCCACGTGTTTCCCCATGGTCAGTTGCCGTCTTCGGTGGACCTGGCCAGCGCCTTCGAAGAACACTTCCTGCTGCAGGACTGGCACAACTTCGGCCACGACTACGACCGCACCTTGATGCGCTGGAACGCCAACTTTGCCGAAGCCTGGCCAACGCTGAAAGCCGGGATCGACGCGGATCGGCTCCCCTGCCCCGTGGAGCAGTTTCCCCGCTTCTGGCGCTACTACCTCCTGTGCTGTGCCGCCTTCTTCCGCTCAGGCCAGGGTCAGCTCTGGCAGCTGGTGCTCAGTCCGGCCTCGGCCTCGCTCAACAGCCGCTTCCCCACCTACCGCTCCCACCGGCCCCACGCCGCCGCTGGGGCCCCTGGCACTCGCGAGCACGGCGAAAGCCGGCAACGTGTGGATCATCGGCGTTGA
- a CDS encoding DUF2075 domain-containing protein encodes MIIYLATREVFLQHVREQRIEEEVRERYIAITGHKVAATEFRAWQNSLQCVGNVLQFKEIPPELGVAIEYKIHNTAKRIDLLLSGRNANGAPAAVIVELKQWETVEPTELDGVVRTFLGKGPRETTHPSYQAISYGALLRDFNTAVMEHGIALQPCAYLHNCTDGSGISDARYGPYLAQAPVFLRHDNAAMAAFLRRCLEVGDRGRTIERIRDGKAKPSQQLADAVERMLKGNTAFVLIDEQKVVFEQALALARRIREGRHTVLLVQGGPGTGKSVVAVNLLARLLGLGLNARYVSKNAAPRAVYRAKLTGSLQKGEYDNLFCGSACFVGCPEGFYDALIVDESHRLMTKTIYDKEGENQVKEIIHASKLAVFFLDEDQRVTFDDIGSTAEIETWSQFHEAELQRAELPAQFRCSGSDGYLAWLDQTLGIRPTSNERLDPGSYDVRVFDDPVALHEAIRQANHSNQARMVAGYCWNWASKYHPNAWDITIEPWGYRARWNLSKDGSVWIMKPGTVEEVGCIHTCQGLELETIGVIIGPDLAFRDGQVVTVPAARARTDQSLKGYKVGLKRDPQAIRLKADAIIRNTYRTLMSRGTKACWVFACDPELNGWLKQVAGGVEEF; translated from the coding sequence GTGATCATCTACCTCGCCACCCGGGAGGTGTTCCTCCAGCACGTGCGCGAGCAGCGCATCGAGGAGGAGGTGCGCGAGCGCTACATCGCCATCACGGGCCACAAGGTGGCCGCCACCGAATTCCGTGCCTGGCAGAACTCACTCCAATGCGTGGGCAACGTGCTGCAGTTCAAGGAGATCCCACCCGAGCTGGGCGTCGCGATCGAGTACAAAATTCACAACACCGCCAAGCGGATCGATCTGCTGCTGTCCGGCCGCAACGCCAACGGCGCACCGGCGGCTGTGATCGTGGAACTGAAGCAGTGGGAAACGGTGGAGCCCACCGAACTGGATGGGGTGGTGCGCACGTTCCTGGGCAAGGGGCCGCGCGAGACCACGCACCCCTCGTACCAGGCGATCAGCTACGGGGCGCTGCTGCGGGACTTCAACACGGCGGTAATGGAGCACGGGATCGCGCTGCAGCCCTGCGCCTACCTGCACAACTGCACCGATGGCAGCGGTATCAGCGACGCGCGCTACGGGCCCTATCTGGCGCAGGCGCCGGTGTTCCTGCGCCACGACAACGCCGCCATGGCGGCCTTCCTGCGCCGCTGCCTGGAGGTGGGCGACCGGGGCCGCACGATCGAGCGGATCCGCGATGGCAAGGCCAAACCCAGCCAGCAGCTGGCCGATGCGGTGGAGCGGATGCTCAAGGGCAACACCGCGTTCGTGCTGATCGACGAGCAGAAGGTGGTGTTTGAGCAGGCCCTGGCCCTGGCGCGGCGGATCCGTGAGGGGCGCCACACGGTGCTGCTGGTGCAGGGCGGGCCCGGTACCGGCAAGTCGGTGGTGGCGGTGAACCTGCTGGCCAGGCTCCTGGGGTTGGGCCTGAACGCGCGTTACGTGAGCAAGAACGCAGCACCACGGGCGGTGTACCGGGCCAAGCTCACCGGTTCCCTGCAGAAGGGCGAGTACGACAACCTCTTCTGCGGCTCGGCATGCTTCGTGGGCTGCCCGGAAGGCTTCTACGACGCCCTGATCGTGGACGAGAGCCACCGGCTGATGACCAAGACCATCTACGACAAGGAGGGGGAGAATCAGGTCAAGGAGATCATCCACGCCAGCAAGCTGGCGGTGTTCTTCCTGGATGAGGATCAGCGCGTCACCTTCGATGACATCGGCAGCACGGCCGAGATCGAGACATGGAGCCAGTTCCACGAGGCGGAACTGCAACGGGCCGAGCTGCCGGCGCAGTTCCGCTGCAGCGGCTCCGATGGCTACCTGGCCTGGCTCGATCAGACCCTGGGCATCCGCCCCACGTCGAATGAGCGGCTCGATCCGGGCAGCTACGACGTCCGCGTGTTCGACGATCCGGTGGCGCTGCACGAGGCGATCCGCCAGGCCAACCACAGCAACCAGGCGCGGATGGTGGCGGGCTACTGCTGGAACTGGGCGTCCAAATACCATCCCAACGCCTGGGACATCACGATCGAGCCCTGGGGCTACCGGGCCCGCTGGAACCTCAGCAAGGACGGCAGCGTGTGGATCATGAAGCCGGGCACGGTGGAGGAGGTGGGCTGCATCCACACCTGCCAGGGCCTGGAGCTGGAAACGATCGGCGTGATCATCGGGCCGGATCTGGCCTTCCGGGATGGGCAGGTGGTGACGGTGCCGGCGGCAAGGGCGCGCACGGATCAGTCGCTGAAGGGGTACAAGGTGGGCCTGAAGCGCGACCCCCAGGCGATCCGGCTGAAGGCGGACGCGATCATCCGCAATACGTACCGGACGCTGATGAGCCGGGGCACGAAGGCGTGCTGGGTGTTTGCCTGCGATCCGGAGTTGAACGGGTGGCTGAAGCAGGTAGCCGGCGGAGTGGAAGAGTTCTGA
- a CDS encoding Nif11-like leader peptide family RiPP precursor, with amino-acid sequence MSKAQLNAFMAKVDADPSLKLRVDAAADAAAVVAIAHEAGHSFSPASWSRYLRG; translated from the coding sequence GTGTCCAAAGCCCAGCTCAACGCCTTCATGGCCAAGGTGGACGCCGATCCCTCGCTCAAGCTGCGGGTGGATGCGGCTGCCGATGCTGCCGCCGTGGTGGCGATTGCCCACGAGGCGGGCCACAGCTTCTCGCCGGCCTCCTGGAGCCGTTACCTGCGCGGCTGA
- a CDS encoding sulfite exporter TauE/SafE family protein, with translation MPWAPALAIPLALVAFLYATVGHAGASGYIAVLALAGLPAATIKPLALLLNLVVASQGSWQFWRAGHLRWRLFWPVLLAGLPAAFLGGWLDLPGVWFQRLVALVLLGSAVRFLRQPRDPERLTRPPLALLVACGAGLGLLAGLTGTGGGVFLTPLLLLRGWATTRQAAAVSSLFILGNSLSGLLGLALVRGPALPAAPPQLGVLVLAVLLAGMAGSRLGSRHWPVSWLRRLLALVLLLAAAKLLGLGGEG, from the coding sequence ATGCCCTGGGCCCCGGCGCTGGCGATCCCCCTGGCCCTGGTGGCCTTTCTCTACGCCACGGTGGGCCACGCCGGCGCCTCGGGCTACATCGCGGTGCTGGCCCTGGCGGGGCTGCCGGCGGCCACGATCAAGCCCTTGGCACTGCTGCTCAACCTGGTTGTGGCCAGCCAGGGCAGCTGGCAGTTCTGGCGGGCGGGCCACCTGCGCTGGCGGCTGTTCTGGCCGGTGCTGCTGGCCGGGCTGCCGGCGGCCTTCCTGGGGGGCTGGCTGGATCTGCCGGGGGTCTGGTTCCAGCGGCTGGTGGCGCTGGTGCTGCTGGGCTCGGCCGTGCGCTTCCTGCGTCAGCCACGCGATCCGGAGCGGCTCACCAGGCCGCCGCTGGCGCTGCTGGTGGCCTGCGGTGCCGGCCTGGGGCTGCTGGCGGGGCTCACCGGCACCGGTGGCGGAGTGTTCCTCACGCCGCTGCTGCTGCTGCGCGGCTGGGCCACCACCCGCCAGGCGGCGGCGGTGTCGTCGCTGTTCATCCTGGGCAATTCACTCAGCGGCCTGCTGGGGCTGGCGCTGGTTCGCGGCCCGGCGCTGCCCGCGGCGCCGCCCCAGCTGGGGGTGCTGGTGCTGGCGGTGCTGCTGGCCGGCATGGCGGGTTCGCGGCTGGGCAGCCGCCACTGGCCGGTGAGCTGGCTGCGGCGGCTGCTGGCCCTGGTGCTGCTGCTGGCGGCGGCCAAGCTGCTTGGTCTGGGCGGGGAGGGCTGA
- the dcd gene encoding dCTP deaminase: protein MAVLGREAILQAIEEGSITVTPFNPERLGPASLDLTLAASFRVFRKVHAVIAVGEHTDYRELTEKIEVPQGQHILIMPGETVLGITQERLRLGPGLCGWLEGRSRFARLGLMVHISAPFMGPGIDSQQVLEMSNFGPAPLAVHPGTAICQFVFQQLQGSESYTGRFAGQTEDSF from the coding sequence ATGGCCGTTCTCGGGAGAGAGGCGATCCTGCAGGCGATCGAGGAGGGCTCGATCACGGTCACGCCCTTCAACCCCGAGCGGCTCGGCCCCGCCTCCCTCGACCTCACCCTCGCCGCCTCCTTCCGGGTGTTCCGCAAGGTGCACGCCGTGATCGCGGTGGGGGAGCACACCGACTACCGCGAGCTCACCGAGAAGATCGAGGTGCCCCAGGGGCAGCACATCCTGATCATGCCCGGTGAAACGGTGCTGGGCATCACCCAGGAACGGCTGCGCCTGGGGCCCGGCCTGTGCGGCTGGCTGGAGGGCCGCAGCCGTTTCGCCCGGCTCGGCCTGATGGTGCACATCAGCGCCCCCTTCATGGGGCCGGGGATCGACAGCCAGCAGGTGCTGGAGATGAGCAACTTCGGCCCCGCCCCCCTGGCCGTGCATCCCGGCACCGCCATCTGCCAGTTCGTGTTCCAGCAGCTGCAGGGCAGCGAGAGCTACACCGGCCGCTTCGCCGGGCAGACGGAAGACAGCTTCTGA
- a CDS encoding pyridoxamine 5'-phosphate oxidase family protein, which translates to MADPGWNRTSSPFHAGELAIQARLGVRDRLDRQGRRVIRPVLPEQHREFYGALPCVLVGSVDGQGRPWASVLAGPPGFLATPDERTLVVAARPPAGDPLAANLRLGAAVGLLGIELATRRRNRINGRVAALKPEGFTVQVQQTFGNCPQHIQVRELRQAPASATPPPVVALDRLGAAETALIAAADTFFIATAVEAPPASGMDAARSDDDVLGVDVSHRGGPPGFVQVDDGRTLTIPDFAGNNHFNTLGNLELNPRAGLLFVDFRRGDLLSLTGTAEVVWDGEEIRRHPGAERLLRFHLEQGLWLPAALPLRWSEPGPSPEADGPGV; encoded by the coding sequence ATGGCCGACCCCGGCTGGAACCGAACCTCCTCGCCCTTCCACGCCGGCGAGCTGGCCATCCAGGCGCGCCTGGGAGTGCGGGACAGGCTGGACCGCCAGGGCCGGCGGGTGATCCGACCGGTGCTTCCCGAGCAGCACCGGGAGTTCTACGGCGCGCTCCCCTGCGTGCTGGTGGGCTCGGTGGACGGCCAGGGCCGTCCCTGGGCCTCGGTGCTGGCGGGCCCGCCGGGATTCCTGGCCACACCGGACGAGCGCACTCTGGTGGTGGCGGCCCGCCCACCGGCGGGCGATCCCCTGGCCGCCAACCTGCGGCTGGGTGCGGCGGTGGGTCTGCTGGGCATCGAGCTGGCCACGCGCCGCCGCAACCGGATCAACGGCCGGGTGGCGGCGCTGAAGCCGGAGGGCTTCACGGTGCAGGTGCAGCAGACCTTCGGCAACTGCCCGCAGCACATCCAGGTGCGGGAGCTGCGGCAGGCCCCCGCGTCCGCCACACCGCCGCCGGTGGTGGCCCTGGATCGGCTCGGCGCGGCGGAGACGGCCCTGATCGCAGCAGCCGACACCTTCTTCATCGCCACGGCGGTCGAGGCGCCTCCGGCCTCGGGGATGGACGCGGCCCGAAGCGACGACGACGTTCTGGGAGTGGACGTGTCCCACCGCGGCGGCCCGCCGGGCTTCGTGCAGGTGGACGATGGCCGCACCCTCACGATTCCGGACTTCGCCGGCAACAACCACTTCAACACCCTGGGCAACCTCGAGCTCAACCCCCGCGCCGGGCTGCTGTTCGTGGATTTCCGGCGGGGCGACCTGCTGAGCCTCACCGGCACGGCGGAGGTGGTCTGGGACGGGGAGGAGATCCGCAGGCACCCCGGCGCGGAGCGTCTGCTGCGCTTTCACCTGGAGCAGGGCCTGTGGCTGCCGGCCGCGCTGCCGCTGCGGTGGTCCGAACCCGGCCCCTCGCCGGAAGCGGACGGCCCCGGGGTTTGA
- a CDS encoding L,D-transpeptidase, which produces MHRAATLIGAALALAGCGESQAPQRQAAAITGPIKIELHPNDPSLSFGVLPRGEERTVFKVGFGRNGITCAGSRFEEGYTPVGRFKVNAILSDDRFVMEPALVARSGKSEAELKASLFRNMNAIDFDGDGETGEYGIGYVSLAPVDSVPQPFAFNTYDGRFRWYSFAIHGSNNDARIGQQVTGGCVNVAEPVLRTLLDTVKLGDEVVISAKGPCTP; this is translated from the coding sequence ATGCACCGTGCCGCCACCCTGATTGGAGCCGCCCTGGCGCTGGCGGGCTGCGGCGAGAGCCAGGCGCCACAGAGGCAGGCTGCCGCCATCACGGGACCGATCAAGATCGAACTCCACCCGAACGACCCCTCGCTGAGTTTCGGCGTGCTGCCCCGCGGGGAAGAGCGCACCGTGTTCAAGGTGGGGTTCGGTCGCAACGGCATCACCTGTGCGGGCAGCCGTTTCGAGGAGGGCTACACGCCGGTGGGACGGTTCAAGGTGAATGCGATCCTCAGCGACGACCGCTTCGTGATGGAGCCGGCGTTGGTGGCCCGGTCGGGCAAGAGCGAGGCCGAGCTGAAGGCCAGCCTGTTCCGCAACATGAACGCGATCGACTTCGACGGCGACGGGGAAACCGGCGAATACGGCATCGGCTACGTGAGCCTGGCTCCGGTGGACAGCGTGCCGCAGCCCTTCGCCTTCAACACCTACGACGGCCGCTTCCGCTGGTACAGCTTCGCCATCCACGGCAGCAACAACGATGCGCGCATCGGCCAGCAGGTGACGGGCGGCTGCGTGAACGTGGCCGAGCCGGTGCTGCGCACGCTGCTCGACACGGTGAAGCTGGGCGATGAGGTGGTGATCAGCGCCAAGGGGCCCTGCACGCCGTGA